From the genome of Candidatus Defluviilinea proxima:
GTTCCCATAATTTGACATCCATGTCACCATTCGATGAGCGTCTCATCGCAAAATAATGCCACGTATTAAAATCGGGCTGACGAGCATTCCAACTTTCGACAGGGAAATTAGCGTTGCCTGTTGTGTTGGAATTTCCTCTATATAAATCCCATGCCCCACTGCCAGAATTAAAACTGAAACGGCGTAGCGATTCCGTTCCGTAATCGCCAGCATGATATCCTATGTTGAACGTTGCGCCGCCGGTCGCCCGAAAAAGGATGATGGTTGTCACATCAGGTGGGATTGGCCCCTTTGTGTTCATTCCGCCAAATGGCCAAAGTCCTTCGGGAGATTTATATCCCGCTTCTCTTTCCAACACGACTGTCCCATTTTCTATACGGGCTGGTCCCCAAAAATTAAGAGCCGCATCTAAATCGTCAAAGCTCTCGTCAACAATAACCTGACCTAGATCAGGAGCTAATGACGCAGGAGTTGCACTGGGCAATGGCGTTTCGCTAGGCTGGACAGTTGCTGTTGGTGCAAGAGTAGATGTAGGACTTGGGGTATCAGATACAACAATATTTGGAGTGCTAACACTTGGAGTAATTGATTTTGGGGAAGAGCCGCAAGCAAAAGAAAAGAGAAGGAAACAGGTCGTTATAAAACACAAGGCTTTTTGCTTTGCGAGGATAAAAATTTCCATGGTTATTTTCCATTCATTGTTGAGAATTCGATTATAGCAAACCTCCTCGGCTATAATCGCCCAATTCAAATTCAAACCACAAAGGGACATTTATGCAACTCTACTACATCCGTCACGGACAATCCGTGAACAATGCGGGCTGGGGAACCCCGAACTACGTCGAAAGCACGGACCCCATACTGACCGACATCGGCCAGCAACAGGCCAAACTCCTTGGGGATTTCCTCGAAAAGAATCAAGGCAACACCGATCATAGCGAGTGGGACCCACACGATCATCATGGATTTAGGTTCACCCACATCTATACCAGCCTAATGGAACGTGCTGTGCAGACCTCCATGCCCACCGTGCGCAAACTGCCTCACATCCCGTTCACCGCATGGACAGATATTCACGAATCGGGCGGCATCTACGGGCGCGATGGTGCAGTGAAAGACAAGGGCTTGCCCGGCAAACCACGCTCCTTTTTTGAGGTCAATTATCCCGAGCTGAAGTTACCCGAAAGCTACAATGAAAGCGGATGGTGGCAGGAACGCCCCGTTGAAACCGAGGAGCAGGCTCATGTCCGTGCTGAGCGTGTATGGGTTGACCTGCTCGCCCGTCACGGCGACAGAGAAGGCCAACCCGAACATCGCGTGGCCTTTGTCAGCCACGGCACGTTCTTTGTCCATTTGCTGGGCGTCATTCTCAATCTGCCTTTCCGCACCGCCTATCTCGATATGCAATACTGGTTCCTTCTCAACAACTGTTCCATCAGCCGTATCAGTGTCTATAAAGATGAGGTCACCATCTGTTACATCAACCGCACCGATCATTTGCCGAGTCATCTGATCACAGGGTAGGCGCCACCCCATCCCTCCCCAAATACGACAACTAAAATTTAGTTCGCATACAAAATCCTCTTGTCGTATTTGGGGAGGGTGCCCTTTAGGGCGGGTGGGGTACGGTATAATTCGCCCCATGGATAAAAACATTATCGGTGTACGCTTTACCAAAATAGGCAAAATCTATCATTTCGACTCATCCTCCGTCCCTGACGTGGGTGTTGGCGAACATGTTATTGTGGATACATCCCGCGGACGTCACCTCGGCGAAGTTGTGCAAGTCGTGAAGGAACTGCCTCCGAAACCGGAAGGCGGCTGGAGGTCCGTAGAGAGGCGGGCTACCCCTCGCGACCTGCTCCTGCTTCAGTCGTGGCAATCCAAACAGACAGAAGCCATGATCAACTGTCGCGCCCGCGCATCCGAACTCAAACTCGAAGGCGTCAAGATCGTTTCAGCTGAATACAACTACGACGGCTCACGCCTCACCTTCCTGTTCAGTACCGAGAGCGAAGAAAAGGTGGACCTCAAATCGCTCAAGCATGACATGTACAACATCTACCCCAACACCCAGATCGAACTCCGCCAGATCGGCCCGCGCGATGTGGCCAAGATCATCGGCGGCATGGGTGCCTGCGGAATCGAAACCCGTTGTTGCTCCAAGTTCCTAACAGATTTCTCGCCCATCTCGATCAAGATGGCCAAGGAACAAGGCATCTCCCTCACACCCGAAGAGATCACCGGCATGTGTGGTCGCCTGCGTTGCTGTCTCATTTACGAATACGAACAATATGTAGAAGCCCGCAAACAACTGCCCAAGCGCAACAAGCGCGTTGTCACGCCCAAAGGCGAAGGCAAAGTTATCGATGTCCTGCCCATGAGCAATCAGGTCATTGTGTTCATCGAAGATGCAGAAGGCAAACGCTGGCGCGAAACCTTCGCACATACTGATATCCAACCCTGGGATGAACTCGAAGCGCTCAAACGCAAATCCGAAGCGCCCTGCGATCGTCACGATAGCGGTGGATGCACATGCGGTAAGAAAAGCCCACGAGAAGAGAATAACCGTAAACCGCCTTCGAATCAAAATCGTAGGCAGAATTAACTTCGCGTCCCCGGCATCATCACACCGAACGATCTTTCCCTACCCCTAAACCTGACCCTCCGCCCGGGCACGATTCATCTCAAGCCGAAGCCTGTATCCTCGGCCTCTGATTTTTATCTTGCCCGGGCTTTTTTCAACTGACTCCATCAACATGAAATACGCTTTACTTGCTCGTTCACATCGTCCTTTCGCGCTATGAGAGTTCCTTCGATATCAACCGCATGGACAGCAAACAACATCTTCAACACAAACAAAACAAAATCCTACAAATTTTGAAAGAATGGCTGGCGGAAAAATCATGACAGAACAACCGTATCACTGGCAAACACCCCAAAACATCCTCGTCATCCTCGCCCACCCCGATGACCCCGAATTCTTCTGCGGGGGTACACTCGCCAAATGGGCGCGCGAGGGACATTCCATCACCTACATTCTCCTCACCTGCGGCGATAAGGGCTTCAATCCCACCACGCACCCTGAAATGACCCCCGAAAAATTATGCGCCATTCGCCACGAGGAACAACATGCCGCTGCAAAAGTTATCGGTGCAAAGTTCGTATACATCTTATCCAACCCTGATGGCTACCTTGTCCCAGATATTCACATCCGTCGTGAAGTTGTAGCGGAGATCCGCAGGCACAAACCCGATATCCTTGTGACCTGTGACCCGCAAAATTTGTTCGCCACTTATGGCATTAATCATCCCGATCATCGCGCCTGCGGACAAATTGTTCTCGACGCCGTTTTCCCCGCCGCTGGCAACCTTGTCTACTTCCCCGAATTGCTTGATACAGGTCTCGAACCTCATATGCCCAAAGAAGTTTGGTGCTCGCTGACAAACCAACCCAACACAACAGTAGATGTCACTGACACATGGGATATCAAGCTCAACGCCATCCTTGAACACAAGACACAGGTGCAGGATTCAAAAGCATTGGTCAAACGCTTCAAGTCTCGACGGACTGAAGATAGTACAGACGAAAAACCAAGATACGAGGAGAAATTCAGAGTAGTGAAATACAGTTGAAGCAAACATCGAAGGTCACAAATCACAGGCCTTCGATGTTCAATGTTCTACTTTAATACTTTACATTGCTTTTCGTGCCCTTTAAATCTTTAATGGCAAACCTGGGCACAATAAACAACAGAAAAGAGATTTTACAAGTATGGAATCGACCTGGAAATCAAGAAAAGTTGTAATAGTAGGTGCTGGCGCAGTCGGCTCGTCTTTTGCTTACGCCCTCGCACAAAAAGGGATGGCAGACGAGATCTGCCTCGTGGATGCAAACAGCGACCTTGCATCTGGACAGGCGCTTGATCTGGCACACGGTCTCCCCTTTTACCCTCCCGTGCAGATCCATGCGGGCAGTAAAACGGATTATGCCGACGCCAGCGTGATCGTCATCACCGCCGGGGCCAAACAAAACCCAGGCGAATCGCGTCTCAATCTTTTGCAGAGAAATGCCGCGATCATCAAGGCCATCATCGACGATATCATCAGTGAAAATTCACAGGGTATCATCATCGTCACCACCAACCCTGTTGATATCCTCACTCATGTGGCGCTCAAACACTCTGGCTGGACAAAGAACCGCGTCATTGGCTCGGGCACCGTATTGGATAGTGCACGCTTCCGTTATCTCATCAGCCAATACTGCAATGTGGACGTAGGCAACGTCCACGCTTATATCCTTGGCGAACACGGAGATAGCGAGCTTCCCGCCTGGTCCATGACGAATGTGGCTGGCGTCCCTGTGGACGAGTACGCTCCCAAATATGGAAATGGTGATTGGCACAACGAGCGTGAGAGAATTGCGCGCCAGGTCAAGGAATCTGCGTATCACATCATCAACTACAAAGGTGCGACCTATTACGGCATTGGCATGGCGCTCACACGCATCGTCGGCGCTATACTGCAAGACCAGCAAAGTGTGCTCACCATCTCTACACTTCTCGAAGGAGAATACGGCGTCAAGGATGTATGTCTTGGTGTGCCATGTGTTCTCGGGCAGAATGGTGTTGTCAGCATTGTAGAGGCTTCGCTGATACGTGACGAACAAAAAGCTCTGGAAAATTCTGCCAACACTTTGCGAGAGGTGTTGAACAGTTTGTAATTTAACCTGCACCTAAAAAGGAATATCACATGAACAATTTCTTCCAACAAGCCAAAAGCCTTTTTCCCTACACACAATCCCTGCGCCGTGACTTTCACATACACCCAGAGCTCGGCTTCCGCGAGATTCGCACGGGCGGCATCGTAGCAAAGGAACTGGAAGCCTTGGGGATTGAAGTCACAAAAGGAGTCGGAAAGACCGGCGTAGTTGGCTTGTTGGAAGGATCAAAACCGGGTCCAACGATCCTCCTCCGCTTTGATATGGACGCGCTCCCTATCATCGAGGAAACAGGCGCAGAGTATGCGTCTACAAACCCGGGCGTCATGCACGCCTGCGGACACGATGGTCACACCGCGATAGGCCTCACCGTTGCGAAGATATTGAACGAACACAAAGATCAACTTAAAGGCAACATCAAATTCTGTTTTCAACCATCGGAGGAGGGAACGAACGGAGAAGAAGTCGGCGGCGCATTGATGATGATGCGTGACGGTGTGCTCGAATCGCCCAAAGTCGAAAAGACGCTTTCCCTACATCTATGGAACGATAAACCGCTTGGCTGGATCCACGTTGCAAAGGGGCCCATCATGGCGGGCGCAGAACTTTTCATTATCAAACTTACAGGCAAGGGCGGGCATGGTGCCGCGCCCGATACCACAATTGATCCGGTGGTTGCCGCGGCCCATATCATCACGGCGTTACAAACCGTCGCATCGCGCAATGTAGATCCATTACGACCTGTCGTAATCAGCGTCACATCCGTCCATGCAGGTTCAGCCTTCAATGTCATTCCGCAAACCGCTGAACTCACCGGCACCATTCGCACCTTCGATCCTGTCGTCCGCAAACTCGTACTCGAGCGTTTTGAACAGATCACACGCGGCATTGCCGCATCCATGCAATGCGAGGTCGAGATCACGATCAAACAAGTCACCGCACCGGTCATCAACAATGACAAAGTTGCCGCAAGCGTTGCGCAGTCAGCCCGCTCAGTATTCCCTGCAACTGAAATTGACGAGACATCTTATCTCACCATGGGCGCGGAAGATATGGGCTATATGCTTGAAAAAGCCGATGGCTGTTACTTCTTCATCGGCTCTGCCAACGATGCCAGGAATCTCAACTACGGCCACCATCACCCCAAATTCGATTTTGACGAACAAGCGCTCATCAGTGGCGTTGCCGTGATGGCTACCGCCGCAGTTGACCTTTTGAAATGAAGACAAAAACCACGCTTCTCTTTCTGACCTTTATCCTGTTTGCTTGCGCACAAAATTTTTCAACACCTGAAACTTTACCCGCGCAAGTCACTACCATTACACCATTCATACAACCCGCGACCAAATCTGCCATAGACGTCCCAACCGATAGCAATCCATCTGGCCCGAAGATCGTCGTCACTGTCGGCACACCAAACATTGGTCAGTCACCCGATGGCGACTTCCCCACACCCGCCGTTTCACAGCAACAGTGCGGATTCACCTGGGCATATCACGATCTCCCTGAAATCACAACCGAGTTCGATACAGCCGTCAAAGCCTTGAACTCCAGCGCATCTGCACACGCCACGGCATTCGGGGAAGATTGCTTCGGCCCAGATGGACAATTCGTCCGCTTTGCCGCTATGGAAACAGACTTCTATGTGACCATGCCTGCTTCTGATTTGAGCGACTACGAATCTTTCGGAAACATAATCGCACAAGTACTACAAATTGTGACTGGCTTTCCTCCTGACACACTCGCAGGTCCAAAGCCTGGCTTTGTCGAATTTCGTTTTGAGAAAAGCGCTTCAGAAAGCATCGGCCTTCGCGTCCCGATCGAACAATACAAAACAACCGCTCATGGCATCACAGGCGAAGAATTGCTCCGCATGTTTTATACAGGGCCGTAATACCTTGAATTGACTATCCGATATATTTTCAGCGCAAAAAACACAGACATCCCTCAAGTCTTTTTTAGAACTTGCGGGATGTTTGATTCTATATGTGGTGAGTAAAAAGATTCAATTCACTCATAACAAACTACACCATCTTGCCTACACGCAGACAGGACCCTCTTGACACATCCCAACCTTCATTGTATATTTCGTTTAGTAATTACTAAACATACATAACAAAAGAGACAGCATGCCACAATCACTCAATAAGATCAAACAAGAGTTCACACAAGGTCTCAGCCAAATCAGTCGCTTCTGGGGTTTCCCTAAAGGGATGGGCGCCATTTTTGCGGTGCTCTATCTCTCCCCCACACCGTTATCGCTCGATGAGATCGTCAGCGAAACGGGGCTCACCAAAGGAGCGATCAGCACCGAGATCCGTTCCCTCGCCCGCATGGGGCTTGTCCACCGTTCGACCAAACTTGGTGACCGCAAGGATTACTACGAGGCCGAAGCGGATTTCTATGCCGCGATCCGTTCCATTTTGCAGGAACGACAAAACTCCGAGTTTGATCGCGCTGTCCGTTCTGTGAAAGAGACGCTTACAGTAATGGACGAAAACTGGGTGGATAACGAAGAATGGAATTTTGTTTATCAACGCGTGCAAGCCTTGCAAGATTTCTTCGATGCGATCGACAGCCTTACGAAGGCAGTCATTCGTTTGGAGAGCTTGGGGCTTTCGAATGTCACAAAGATTTTAGGTGTTTTGAAATAATTATTCCGCGCTGAGCGGAGGGACAGCAGTTTTCTGTCCCGTAGTCGAAGCGTACTTACTGGTTACGGCGCTTCGACTACAGCCTTCGCGAAGAACGCTCAGGCTTCCGCTCAGCGCGAATACAAGGAGACAAAATGAAAATCGCAGTTACAGGTTCGTTCAGTTATTCAGGTAAGTACATCACAAAGCGGCTTCTCGCACGTGGAGAAGAAGTGATCACACTGACAGGTCACCCGAATCGTCCAGACCCCTTCAACGGACAGGTCAAGGCTTACCCGTTGGATTTTGACGAGACAAGCATGACCAAATCCCTGCAAGGTGTGGATGTGTTGGTCAATACGTATTGGGTGCGTTTCGACAAAGGCGAGAATACGCAACCACGCGCTGTAGAAAACACAAAGAAACTCGTCAACGCCGCCAAAGCCGCAGGCGTCAGGCGGATGGTTCATATCAGCATCGCCAATCCGTCAGCGGACTCACATCTCCCCTATTACTGGGGAAAGGCCGCCAACGAGAAAGCTGTCATCGAATCAGGAATGGGATATGCGATCTTACGCCCCACCGTACTGGTCGGTGACGAGGATATTCTCATCAACAACATTGCCTATCTTATGCGAAGATTCCCATTCTTTGCCTTGCCCGGCGATGGCTCGTATGGAATCCAACCCGTGTACGTGGATGACCTCGCACAACTGGTCGTCGAAGGCGTTTACACCAAGGATAGTTACATCATAGATGCTGTTGGACCTGATATCTTCACATTCAAGGAAATGGTGGAGTTGATCGGTGAAACGGTCGGGGCAAAACGTCCGTTGATCCCCTTCCCACCACGGCTGGCTTTGTTCGCCGCACAGTTCCTGAGTCTCTTCGTCAATGATGTTTTGCTCACCCCTGAAGAAGTGGACGGTTTGATGGAAGGCTTACTCGTTTCAAAAGAGCCAGCGCGCTGTAAGACTCGTCTGGGTGATTGGCTGGAAGCAAATAAAAACAAGGTTGGCGCAAAGTATGCGTCTGAGTTGGCAAAACATTACTAAAAAAAGACAGTCACCGCGAAGGTGACTGTCTTTTTAATAACAACATCTGAGAGAAAGAACGCCTCGCAACGATGATGGACTTAACCGATCTCCACCATCCCCGGGCAGTGCGGGTTATCCATACAGCCGTAATACTTTACCCCAGCCTGTGACCCATTGCGATGGATTCGCAGGACCATCATCCGACCGCAGACAGGGCACATTGGGACTGAATCAGCTTTCGTCGGAGTCCGAAGCGTGTTCGTCTCCTTCACTTTCAAAATGGAGAATTTAAACAGTTCGGCCAGGTCATCTTCCGAATAGCGGTCATTTGAGGGAATGTGGACAAGCGGAAGCCCTGCGCTGAGGAAAAGGTCTTCCATAAACTGATCGGTTTCACGGGTTTCATTTCTCGAAACAGGTTTCACCAATTCGATGCCGATGGCAGGCTTGAGCGTGGACGGCTCGCACAGGAGAAAATCCACATGCTTGCGAAAGATCTTGTTGAAGAAGTGAACGTTCTCGTTCGGGCGTACGATATAAAAAATGTCATTCAACCCAACCTTCGGGCAAATGACATAATGGTTTCGCACCATGCTTTGCAGAACTTTCAACAACGCCAACTCAGGGGTCGACATGAACTGTTCACGCAAGCGATAAGGCAGGCGTTCTTCAAGTTCTTTGAGTGGGATTGTTTTTCGATCTGACATTGGATTGCCCACATTATAGCAGGTGTGTTTGCGGATGCGCTACGCTTTTCGAATCAATTCCATAACTTTCGGCTTGAGTGCGGCGTTGACACCTATTGACTCGCCGTGAGTGTGACCTTCTTCGCCGGCCCACGAGCCGAAGAAGCCACCCGCCTCCCGAAAGATGACCGGGAACGGGCCACAATCCCAATCGTTCATGACCGGGTCTATCGCAACTTCTGCACGCCCGGTGGCAACGGCGAGATAGGCGTACGCATCTGACCAGCCGCGCATCACGTAGGCGGCATCGGAGATGCGTTTCCAGAGAGTTGGATCCCGTTTTTCAAATAAATGATGACTGGTACAGCAGAACCACGAGCGCTCGAACGTATCCACATCTGAGACGTGGGCACGCTTGCCGTTCCACCAGGTACCGAGTCCATCGGCGGCGCAGAGCATTTCATCGGTGCCGGGATAATACGCCGCACCGACTTGGATCACGCCGTCAATTTCAAGCCCGATCAACACGGCATACATCGGGATGCCACGCATAAAGGATTTGGTCCCGTCGATGGGATCGATAAACCACTTATACACAGACTTTGTGTCAGACTTTGACTCACCGAACTCTTCGCCAACGATGGCGTGAGTTGGGTAAGCTTTTTCAATTTCGCCACGGATAAATTCTTCAGCGGCACGGTCCGCGGCAGTGACGGGGGAATCGTCAGCTTTGTAATCGGGGCGGATACTGGTGTTGAAGTATCCGAGCGTAATGCGCCCCGCGCGGTAGGCAAGTTGGGTTGTAAAGTCGAGGTAGGGTTGGAGGTTCATAATTAGTATCAACCTTATAATAAATTAATTTGTTTCAACAAACCAGTCATCACTACTTAATCCAATGGCTTCCATGGCTTGGATGCAAAACCGATAGACATCTTTTGCAGATAAATTCACTTCTATATAATAGTCATTATCAAGTTTCCTATTCCTTCTAAAACGAGCTGGATCTTTACTGATAAATCTCGGATATTCCAAAGCCAAGTTCACAAATAACTCTGGCACTAATTCCGCGATTTTCATCAATGTCTGTGCTTGAACGTCTCGCCAAGACTCAACACTAATCCTTTCTCCTAAAACTGTTACGAATTTGGGAGTTTTGCCAGTAACGTCGTCACCAGTTACATTGAGAGTATCTTCCTCTCCAAAAAACGGCCATATAGTTACAGATAACTCTGCAAGTATTTTTGAACGCTCCTCAATATTTGCCCTCCGCCACGCCGGGTATGCGCTAAAAAATTTATTTAACTCAAGGTGGGAATTAATCAATTGCTCGCGCTTCATCAGGTAAGGTAAGTTTGATAGTTCCGAGTTATAACCAGTTAATGTCAAATTCCCAATAGTATTCAAATACAATTCATGATCAGCTTGCCATTCATCACCTAAATGCCCCATCCACCACTCGGTAAGCGTCTGTGGCATAACATGCTCAATAGATAGTGCTGCAAACTCAATAATTTCTTTATGAGCATGAGCAAGCTCTAAAGTTTCAAGTATAAATTTTGTCTTCACTGCTCGTTCCCCAGCACCGTACAACTTTGCGTCTTGTAATCTAGCGCGAAACTCATTATCTTTCGGATACCCCCTTGTCTGTAAAACAGACCTGACGCCATCAACCAAAACAGGCGAATTCTTCAGCGCTTGCCCATACAATAAAGGGAATATCTTATTCAATTGACTAGTTGGCACATTGCATACAAACCTTCGAACAAGATAATTTTCGAGCAACTTTAAAATCTGCAAAAAATCATCGGATGAAATCTGGCCTGTTGCGAAATCATGATAACAATTCAACAAAAATGGATAAGCTGTTGTAATCTCCATCCGGCTTAAGCGTGTAAGTGCTTTTTGCAGTTCCTTATTTTGTTCTAAATGAGGATGCAGGAATTTTGTGTAATAACCGGCAAAAAGGGATAAATCTTTTAATGCGTCGATTGCATTTCCCTGACCTATACGATCTTTTAAAGTGAAATAAACATCCCCTTGTTTCACAAAAGCACCATTCCGCATTAAGTAATGACGAACAAATTCTGTAAGGCTGTCTTCTAAAGCATTTTGCATTGGCGTCCAAAACTTCGCGTGATATTTCTCTTGTTCATTGGCGTGAATACGCATAAAAAAATAGTTTCGGATTAAGTCAGACTGAGTTAACGTACGTCCTTTCGCATTTAAGCTTTCAAATACTAGATGAGGATTATCATCAAGATCAAGAACTATACCAACAGCTGACAACCTACCGGTAATTACTTTATTTAGACTCGAAACATCTACTTTGCCTTGTCGTATTTTTCGTTCAAAGTATTGATAGCATTGCATCAACAGACTTTGTTCATCAAGTTTTTCTTCCTGAATTAAAGCTTTAAATGCATCCCGATCAACTTGAGTTGGTAATAATTTAAAGAAATCATCATCTTTCTTAAAAGGATTAACCAACATTGTCTGTTGAATTTCTTCAGCCAAATTTTCTTCGCCAGCCTTTTTTGAAAGGTCGCGCAAAAGAACCAGTAAAACAAATATTGTAGTTAGCCGTTGTTGACCATCAATTAATAAATATTTAGTAACCCCTTGTGGAACAGCAATTGTTGGCATAGTAACGATGGATCCAATAAAATGGCTCTTTGGTTCGCTGTTCTCGCATAACCACACTAAGTCATCCCAAAGGACATCCCATTCTTTTTTCCCCCAACTATAAGGACGTTGAAACAAGGGAACAACATATTGCTTCGTACCTTCAATAATTGGCTGAAATGTTGTCTCAGATGCTTTCATAATTATCCTCCTATCCAATATAGCGAGAAAGTTTTTAATTTAGTTACTGATTGTTACTTTAGACTTAGCAATCTCTCAAGCAACTTCTCTTCTTCCTCTTCCGTCTTTATTTCTCCATCCAGCCATGCGTTGCGGAGCTGACGTAGGATCACCGCATAGCGTGGTCCTGGTTGAAGGCCGCGTTCTTTGAGGTCATCGCCAGAGATATGCGGCTTGACGTAACGCCACATGGAAATGTATTCGTTGAAGAGTTCTTTCACTTGCAGGTCTTCGATCACGTAGCCCATCGCTTCCACGGCGTTGACCGGGAAAGACTCCAACCGCTCCACGCATTCGCTGGGTTTCAAGCCAACGAATTCTGGCAAGTCTTTGAACATCATGGATACGGCAAACAATGAGGCGAGCAAGTCCGCGGTGAAGTGGAGACGTTTATTCAGGGAGGCGATCTCTTCTTTCGATAAAGACATCAGCCAAAGTAACCAGCCTAGATCAGACGGATTCATCTGCTCCCCCATCGTCACATTCCACGGAGAAAGATGTTGCAAGCCGCGATACGTATGCAAATCCGCAAGACGAGCATGAGCGACCTTGTCACAGGTCAAAGCGGGATGGATCGGTCTGAGCAGGTCCAGTTCACAAAGATGCGTGAGCGCAGTCGCGGCGCTCCATTCTTCGAGGATCAAATCCAATTCATGGCGGATGCGCTGGGCAGAAAGCTCCTTAATGAATCCACGTGCTTCAGGGATCAGCGCCAGTGTATCGTCGGCTAATTCGAATCCATATCGCTCCGCATAACGGACAGCACGATACATACGTGTGGGATCATCAATAAAAGAATGGGGGTGCAAAACTCGAACAATACCCGCCTTTAAATCCTCAATGCCATTCAGGTCATCGCGTAGTTCGCCAAAGTGAGGGTCATCGAGGCGAATGGCAAGCGTATTGATCGTGAAGTCACGGCGGCGAATGTCGCCATCCATGCTTCCCACTTGCACAGTAGGCAAAGCGGCAGGCTGTGCGTAGGTTTCAGAACGCGCGGAGATCAAGTCCACGGCTTCGGTGGAGTGAACCAATTCTTTCGGCAAAAACCACTTGGCAGTGCCAAATTTGGCATGTACCGTCACCTTACCGCCATGCCTTTTAGCCAATGACCGCGCCAGCTTGATCGCATCCCCCTCCACGGTGAGATCAAAGTCTTTTATCGAGGAATTAAGCATCAGGTCCCGTACGGAACCGCCGATGATATATAGAGGAAACCCCAATCGTTCCGCATCGGCTTTTACAAGGCGAATCAGTTCAAATGTGTCAGAAGTCAGCGATGTTACAAGATGATCTGCAAGGTTCATATGCGCTCCCAGTTATCCATTTTACTCGTAAACCAAAATTTTTCAGGTATAATCTCCGCATCATCCTAAAGGATTGCTTCGCTTATGTTGAACCCGTTGCCGCGACCCGTAATGCAAAAAACCACCTGGTCTGGATAGGTTCAGTTCATCACGTCAACGAACGGCTCCCAGACTTTGGCGAGCCGTTTTTTATTGGTACATCCGCGCTGAGCGGAGTGAGGACAGTTCCATCGTCCGAACAAAGTCGAAGCGCACCTCACACCCCCGCTTCGACTTCGCTACGCTCCGCTCAGCGCGATGAAAGAAGTTATGGACATCAAACAACTCACCGAAGAAATGCACGCCCTCGTCCGCTCGAAAGGCTGGTACGAGGCCGATAGTAAACGGCCACAAACGCCGCGCAATCTCGCTGTGTCACTGGCAATCGAGGCGGCCGAAATTTTGGAGCACTTCCAATTCA
Proteins encoded in this window:
- a CDS encoding L-lactate dehydrogenase, coding for MESTWKSRKVVIVGAGAVGSSFAYALAQKGMADEICLVDANSDLASGQALDLAHGLPFYPPVQIHAGSKTDYADASVIVITAGAKQNPGESRLNLLQRNAAIIKAIIDDIISENSQGIIIVTTNPVDILTHVALKHSGWTKNRVIGSGTVLDSARFRYLISQYCNVDVGNVHAYILGEHGDSELPAWSMTNVAGVPVDEYAPKYGNGDWHNERERIARQVKESAYHIINYKGATYYGIGMALTRIVGAILQDQQSVLTISTLLEGEYGVKDVCLGVPCVLGQNGVVSIVEASLIRDEQKALENSANTLREVLNSL
- a CDS encoding PIG-L family deacetylase, yielding MTEQPYHWQTPQNILVILAHPDDPEFFCGGTLAKWAREGHSITYILLTCGDKGFNPTTHPEMTPEKLCAIRHEEQHAAAKVIGAKFVYILSNPDGYLVPDIHIRREVVAEIRRHKPDILVTCDPQNLFATYGINHPDHRACGQIVLDAVFPAAGNLVYFPELLDTGLEPHMPKEVWCSLTNQPNTTVDVTDTWDIKLNAILEHKTQVQDSKALVKRFKSRRTEDSTDEKPRYEEKFRVVKYS
- a CDS encoding histidine phosphatase family protein — its product is MQLYYIRHGQSVNNAGWGTPNYVESTDPILTDIGQQQAKLLGDFLEKNQGNTDHSEWDPHDHHGFRFTHIYTSLMERAVQTSMPTVRKLPHIPFTAWTDIHESGGIYGRDGAVKDKGLPGKPRSFFEVNYPELKLPESYNESGWWQERPVETEEQAHVRAERVWVDLLARHGDREGQPEHRVAFVSHGTFFVHLLGVILNLPFRTAYLDMQYWFLLNNCSISRISVYKDEVTICYINRTDHLPSHLITG
- a CDS encoding amidohydrolase, with the translated sequence MNNFFQQAKSLFPYTQSLRRDFHIHPELGFREIRTGGIVAKELEALGIEVTKGVGKTGVVGLLEGSKPGPTILLRFDMDALPIIEETGAEYASTNPGVMHACGHDGHTAIGLTVAKILNEHKDQLKGNIKFCFQPSEEGTNGEEVGGALMMMRDGVLESPKVEKTLSLHLWNDKPLGWIHVAKGPIMAGAELFIIKLTGKGGHGAAPDTTIDPVVAAAHIITALQTVASRNVDPLRPVVISVTSVHAGSAFNVIPQTAELTGTIRTFDPVVRKLVLERFEQITRGIAASMQCEVEITIKQVTAPVINNDKVAASVAQSARSVFPATEIDETSYLTMGAEDMGYMLEKADGCYFFIGSANDARNLNYGHHHPKFDFDEQALISGVAVMATAAVDLLK
- a CDS encoding histidinol phosphate phosphatase: MNLQPYLDFTTQLAYRAGRITLGYFNTSIRPDYKADDSPVTAADRAAEEFIRGEIEKAYPTHAIVGEEFGESKSDTKSVYKWFIDPIDGTKSFMRGIPMYAVLIGLEIDGVIQVGAAYYPGTDEMLCAADGLGTWWNGKRAHVSDVDTFERSWFCCTSHHLFEKRDPTLWKRISDAAYVMRGWSDAYAYLAVATGRAEVAIDPVMNDWDCGPFPVIFREAGGFFGSWAGEEGHTHGESIGVNAALKPKVMELIRKA
- a CDS encoding DUF2726 domain-containing protein; this encodes MSDRKTIPLKELEERLPYRLREQFMSTPELALLKVLQSMVRNHYVICPKVGLNDIFYIVRPNENVHFFNKIFRKHVDFLLCEPSTLKPAIGIELVKPVSRNETRETDQFMEDLFLSAGLPLVHIPSNDRYSEDDLAELFKFSILKVKETNTLRTPTKADSVPMCPVCGRMMVLRIHRNGSQAGVKYYGCMDNPHCPGMVEIG
- a CDS encoding NAD(P)H-binding protein is translated as MKIAVTGSFSYSGKYITKRLLARGEEVITLTGHPNRPDPFNGQVKAYPLDFDETSMTKSLQGVDVLVNTYWVRFDKGENTQPRAVENTKKLVNAAKAAGVRRMVHISIANPSADSHLPYYWGKAANEKAVIESGMGYAILRPTVLVGDEDILINNIAYLMRRFPFFALPGDGSYGIQPVYVDDLAQLVVEGVYTKDSYIIDAVGPDIFTFKEMVELIGETVGAKRPLIPFPPRLALFAAQFLSLFVNDVLLTPEEVDGLMEGLLVSKEPARCKTRLGDWLEANKNKVGAKYASELAKHY